A genomic region of Roseateles amylovorans contains the following coding sequences:
- a CDS encoding aminotransferase class I/II-fold pyridoxal phosphate-dependent enzyme — protein sequence MPRLAPLHRDARFCPILDVVAQVRQLQARGVELIDLSVGTPNFLPAPHVYAQAQAALAADRGVYGSSRGHGALVEAYLHHLAEQGLRLHEERHIVTGLGAKHLLHSVFAAILEPGDEVVIPTPCWPTYFDIVQQAGGTVVPVPGGVDADYKISPDALAAALGPRTKAVLLNNPSNPTGAAYDRDALHALAAVLRGSDAWIVSDDVYSRFVSRTMDFCHLLQVAPDLIDRVVKIDSVSKLYGMPGWRVGMMAAPVSLAEAVVRLNSNSISSVPEVAAAAAAAALAGDQSFSYAMVERYRQRRELAHGLLASSPRIRCPLPDGAFYLFPDVSACFGLRLPAGTSFDPDSHAPAERHADLATARPADADAGRIRDDLHLTQLLLTHAQVAVVPGRFFGEPRSIRITCSADLDTLADGVERIRSLVDALV from the coding sequence ATGCCCCGGCTGGCCCCGCTCCATCGCGATGCGCGCTTCTGCCCCATCCTGGATGTGGTGGCCCAGGTGCGGCAGTTGCAGGCTCGCGGCGTCGAGCTGATCGATCTGTCGGTCGGCACGCCGAACTTCCTGCCGGCGCCCCATGTCTATGCCCAGGCCCAGGCGGCGCTGGCGGCCGATCGCGGCGTCTACGGCAGCAGCCGCGGGCATGGCGCGCTGGTCGAGGCCTATCTGCATCACCTCGCCGAGCAGGGGCTGCGGCTGCATGAGGAGCGCCACATCGTCACCGGCCTGGGCGCGAAGCACCTGCTGCATTCGGTCTTTGCCGCCATCCTGGAGCCCGGTGACGAGGTGGTGATCCCCACGCCGTGCTGGCCGACCTATTTCGACATCGTCCAGCAGGCCGGCGGCACGGTGGTGCCTGTCCCGGGCGGCGTGGACGCCGACTACAAGATCAGCCCCGACGCCTTGGCCGCGGCGCTGGGACCGCGGACCAAGGCGGTGCTGCTGAACAATCCGTCCAATCCCACCGGCGCCGCCTACGACCGCGATGCGCTGCATGCGCTCGCCGCCGTGCTGCGCGGCAGCGATGCCTGGATCGTCAGCGACGATGTCTACAGCCGCTTCGTCTCGCGGACGATGGACTTCTGCCATCTGCTGCAGGTCGCGCCCGACCTGATCGACCGCGTCGTCAAGATCGACTCGGTCTCCAAGCTCTACGGCATGCCCGGCTGGCGCGTGGGCATGATGGCCGCGCCGGTGTCGCTGGCCGAGGCGGTGGTGCGGCTCAACAGCAACTCGATCTCGAGCGTGCCTGAGGTTGCCGCGGCAGCGGCGGCGGCGGCCCTGGCGGGCGACCAGTCGTTCTCCTACGCGATGGTGGAGCGCTATCGCCAACGGCGGGAACTGGCCCACGGCCTGCTGGCCTCGAGCCCGCGGATCCGATGCCCGCTGCCGGACGGCGCCTTCTATCTCTTTCCCGACGTGTCGGCCTGCTTCGGCTTGAGGTTGCCGGCCGGCACCTCGTTCGATCCGGATTCGCACGCCCCCGCCGAGAGGCATGCCGACCTCGCCACGGCCCGCCCTGCCGATGCGGACGCCGGACGCATCCGGGACGACCTCCACCTGACCCAGTTGCTGCTGACGCACGCGCAGGTGGCGGTGGTCCCCGGGCGGTTCTTCGGCGAACCCCGCAGCATCCGGATCACCTGTTCGGCCGATCTGGACACCTTGGCGGATGGGGTCGAGCGCATCCGTTCGTTGGTGGACGCGCTCGTGTGA
- a CDS encoding acetaldehyde dehydrogenase (acetylating) has translation MLNVAILGSGNIGCDILCKVQRSAQLDCVLFAGRNEQSSGLAFAAARQVPVSAGGLEALMQRLDDVDLVFDATSADAHLELAEALRPHGTPIINLTPAHLGELCVPLLNGDDLHRAANINMITCGGQASLPIVMAVCAVVPSVRYIEVVSAISARSAGPATRRNLDHYITTTEAAIRHFSGCEQVKTILNINPAKPEVSMQTAVSVLFDSLGNRTLGDLLDRVHQTVQEVREYVPGYELIVEPRLDADRLFVMVRVVGRGDYLPPYAGNLDIITSAAVNMAERLAARGVGRATPNALRDLVLR, from the coding sequence ATGCTGAACGTCGCCATCCTCGGCAGCGGCAACATTGGCTGCGACATCCTGTGCAAGGTGCAGCGCTCGGCCCAACTGGACTGCGTGCTGTTTGCCGGGCGCAATGAACAGTCCTCCGGCCTGGCCTTCGCGGCGGCCCGGCAGGTGCCGGTCAGCGCCGGCGGGCTGGAGGCGCTGATGCAGCGTCTGGACGACGTCGATCTGGTGTTCGATGCCACCTCGGCCGATGCCCACCTCGAATTGGCCGAAGCGCTGCGTCCGCACGGCACGCCGATCATCAACCTCACACCGGCTCACCTGGGCGAGCTGTGCGTGCCGCTGCTCAACGGCGACGACCTGCACCGTGCGGCCAACATCAACATGATCACCTGCGGCGGTCAGGCCTCGCTGCCGATCGTGATGGCGGTTTGCGCGGTGGTGCCCAGCGTGCGCTACATCGAGGTGGTCAGCGCCATCTCCGCGCGCAGTGCGGGACCCGCCACCCGCCGCAACCTGGACCACTACATCACCACCACCGAAGCGGCGATCCGCCATTTCTCCGGCTGCGAGCAGGTCAAGACCATCCTCAACATCAATCCGGCCAAGCCGGAGGTGTCGATGCAGACCGCGGTCTCGGTGCTGTTCGACTCCCTCGGCAACCGCACCCTCGGCGACCTGCTGGACCGGGTCCACCAGACGGTGCAGGAAGTGCGCGAGTATGTGCCCGGCTATGAGCTGATCGTCGAGCCGCGACTGGATGCGGACCGCCTGTTCGTGATGGTGCGGGTGGTGGGCCGGGGCGACTACCTGCCCCCTTATGCCGGCAATCTGGACATCATCACCTCCGCCGCCGTGAACATGGCCGAGCGGCTGGCGGCGCGCGGTGTCGGACGTGCCACCCCGAACGCGCTCCGCGATCTGGTCCTGCGGTGA
- the dmpG gene encoding 4-hydroxy-2-oxovalerate aldolase encodes MSIHIYDPTLRDGNHAIGHQLSTRDIETYCRAVDGCGLWCVEVGHGNGLGASSLQLGLARHSDRELLECARQHVSRSLLGVHLIPGFAKISDIRTAVEIGVDVIRLASHCTEADLTESYFDYARGLGKQVHGVLMMTHMASAETLLEQAAKQVGYGASAITLMDSAGHYDPRSATEKIGLLVKHLGVPVGFHAHNNLGLAVANSLAAAQAGATILDGTLRGFGAGAGNTQLEVMCAVLERYDYETGVDLFQLCAAIDSLSDIPPVSKPTLIGTSNLISGVYGVCAGFEKHVARAAQTFGVAPRLIWKELARVNAVAGQEDLIIDVANRLRKGAVA; translated from the coding sequence TTGTCGATTCACATCTATGACCCGACGCTGCGCGACGGGAACCACGCGATCGGACATCAGCTGTCCACCCGCGACATCGAGACCTACTGCCGCGCCGTCGATGGCTGCGGCCTGTGGTGCGTAGAGGTGGGTCACGGCAACGGCCTGGGCGCCTCGTCGCTTCAACTGGGCCTGGCCCGGCACAGCGACCGCGAACTGCTCGAGTGCGCTCGCCAGCATGTCAGCCGCTCCTTGCTGGGCGTTCACCTGATTCCGGGCTTCGCGAAGATCTCCGACATCCGGACCGCCGTCGAGATCGGTGTGGATGTCATTCGCCTGGCCTCGCATTGCACCGAAGCCGATCTGACGGAGAGCTATTTCGACTACGCACGCGGCCTCGGCAAACAGGTCCACGGCGTGTTGATGATGACCCACATGGCCAGTGCCGAGACCTTGCTGGAGCAAGCCGCCAAGCAGGTCGGCTACGGCGCCAGCGCCATCACGCTGATGGACTCCGCCGGTCACTACGACCCGCGCAGTGCGACCGAGAAGATCGGCCTGCTGGTCAAGCATCTGGGCGTGCCGGTGGGCTTTCATGCCCACAACAACCTGGGTCTGGCGGTGGCCAACTCGCTGGCCGCGGCCCAGGCCGGTGCCACCATCCTGGACGGCACCCTGCGGGGCTTCGGCGCGGGCGCGGGCAACACCCAGCTCGAAGTGATGTGCGCGGTGCTGGAGCGCTACGACTACGAGACCGGCGTCGACCTGTTCCAGCTGTGCGCCGCCATCGACAGCCTCAGCGACATCCCGCCGGTCAGCAAGCCGACGCTGATCGGCACCTCCAACCTCATCAGCGGCGTTTACGGCGTGTGCGCCGGATTCGAAAAGCATGTCGCGCGGGCCGCCCAGACCTTCGGTGTCGCGCCGCGGCTCATCTGGAAGGAACTGGCGCGCGTCAATGCGGTGGCCGGACAGGAAGACCTGATCATCGATGTGGCCAACCGGCTGCGGAAAGGCGCGGTGGCCTGA
- a CDS encoding MFS transporter, translating into MLATVLTQRFFILKDTQFRALFLRMLCNRLVDGMVYVVTAWMLLRMTGHASSVALQLTLTLLPSALLSPVIGTVTDRFSRRNLVVIADLFQGALIALTALMLALSVQTPIYLYAMTLAVGLSSLLHSVAARALLRELVSKEGLLSASSTISIANQTGGLFGPILGGLLAYQLGEVSVLAIAAGLAVVGGLNLLQIAARPPHGGPGPSGASMTAEYLAALRLLRDNERVRRLFVGCSLFYVSLPLLNFLLPLLTMKTFGLSVQTFGLIDAMFGIGGIAAGVFLHALEERFGHQPMIVGGVVIYGLVIALLPASAFQPWLIAMYLLIGFACHSGVGLMSELQREIPTAMQGRVLSMFSTCTALMAAVTVQLLGAVGGSTTVIVAYVVYGLMLVGFGLIFLRRWMRAPA; encoded by the coding sequence ATGCTTGCCACCGTCCTGACCCAGCGCTTTTTCATCCTCAAGGACACGCAGTTCCGTGCGTTGTTCCTGCGCATGCTGTGCAACCGTCTGGTGGACGGCATGGTGTATGTGGTCACCGCCTGGATGCTGCTGCGCATGACCGGCCACGCGTCGTCGGTCGCGCTGCAGCTCACACTCACCCTGCTGCCCAGCGCGCTGCTGTCGCCGGTGATCGGCACGGTCACCGATCGCTTCAGCCGCCGCAACCTGGTGGTGATCGCCGACCTGTTCCAGGGCGCTTTGATCGCGCTCACCGCGCTGATGCTGGCCCTGTCGGTGCAGACGCCGATCTACCTGTATGCCATGACGCTCGCTGTTGGCCTGTCCAGCCTGCTGCATTCAGTCGCCGCGCGCGCCCTGCTGCGGGAGCTGGTGAGCAAGGAAGGCTTGCTCTCGGCCAGCTCGACGATCTCGATCGCCAACCAGACCGGCGGCTTGTTCGGCCCGATTTTGGGTGGGCTGCTTGCCTACCAACTGGGCGAGGTGTCGGTGCTGGCGATCGCTGCCGGGCTGGCGGTGGTGGGCGGCCTGAACCTGCTGCAGATTGCGGCGCGCCCACCGCATGGCGGCCCGGGACCGTCCGGCGCCTCGATGACGGCCGAGTACCTCGCCGCCCTGCGTCTGCTGCGGGACAACGAGCGGGTGCGCCGCCTGTTCGTCGGCTGCTCGCTGTTCTATGTCTCGCTGCCGCTGCTGAATTTCCTGTTGCCCTTGCTGACGATGAAGACCTTCGGTCTGTCGGTGCAGACCTTCGGCCTGATCGACGCGATGTTCGGCATCGGCGGCATCGCGGCCGGCGTGTTCCTGCATGCGCTGGAGGAGCGCTTCGGCCATCAACCGATGATCGTCGGCGGCGTGGTGATCTACGGCCTGGTGATCGCGCTGCTGCCGGCCAGCGCCTTCCAGCCCTGGCTGATCGCGATGTACCTGCTGATCGGCTTCGCCTGTCACAGCGGCGTCGGCCTGATGAGTGAACTCCAGCGCGAGATCCCCACCGCGATGCAGGGCCGCGTGCTGTCGATGTTCAGCACCTGCACCGCCTTGATGGCGGCGGTCACGGTGCAACTGCTGGGGGCTGTGGGCGGATCCACCACCGTGATCGTGGCGTATGTCGTCTACGGGTTGATGCTGGTCGGATTCGGTCTGATCTTCCTGCGGCGCTGGATGCGCGCGCCGGCCTGA
- a CDS encoding DUF3369 domain-containing protein produces MTDMVFADELPEPGAGPSGRSRAAEPWVVMIVDDDPAVHQVTQLVMDDFEFAGRRLQFLNAYSATEARDLLRSRRDVALVLLDVVMESDHAGLDLAQFIREELLNTHVRIVLRTGQPGQAPEEHVIKSYDINDYKEKTELTKRKLITVFYSALRSYRDIMIIEHARQALRRSIEAITMIHDAHNLRHFASAMLEQVAHLLGAEAQGLCASRMSAYAASHAQGRLRVLAATSEYQRLLVDDEVRDLPDEVREAIDQALLSRESRFDGECFIGYYRTHSGNESLLYMAFSEPIDAQGRELLEIFCANLAIAYESLLAREQAAGH; encoded by the coding sequence ATGACCGACATGGTGTTCGCCGACGAATTGCCCGAACCGGGTGCCGGCCCCAGTGGCCGCAGCCGAGCCGCCGAGCCCTGGGTGGTGATGATCGTCGACGACGATCCGGCCGTGCACCAGGTGACCCAGTTGGTGATGGACGACTTTGAATTCGCCGGTCGCCGTCTGCAGTTTCTGAATGCCTACAGCGCCACCGAGGCGCGCGATCTGCTGCGCAGCCGACGCGATGTGGCCTTGGTGCTGCTGGACGTGGTGATGGAGTCGGACCATGCCGGTCTGGACCTGGCGCAATTCATCCGCGAGGAACTGCTCAACACCCATGTCCGCATCGTGCTGCGGACCGGTCAGCCCGGCCAGGCGCCCGAAGAGCATGTGATCAAGAGCTACGACATCAATGACTACAAGGAGAAGACCGAACTCACCAAGCGCAAGCTGATCACAGTCTTCTATTCGGCCCTGCGCTCGTACCGCGACATCATGATCATCGAGCATGCGCGTCAGGCGCTGCGGCGCTCGATCGAGGCGATCACGATGATCCACGATGCCCACAACCTGCGCCATTTCGCGTCGGCCATGCTGGAGCAGGTCGCCCACCTGCTCGGCGCCGAGGCCCAGGGGCTGTGTGCCAGCCGGATGAGCGCCTATGCCGCCTCGCATGCGCAGGGACGTCTGCGGGTGTTGGCGGCCACCTCGGAGTATCAGCGCCTGCTGGTGGACGACGAGGTGCGCGACCTGCCCGACGAGGTGCGCGAGGCGATCGACCAGGCGTTGCTGTCACGCGAGAGCCGCTTTGATGGCGAGTGCTTCATCGGCTACTACCGCACCCACTCCGGCAACGAGAGCCTGCTGTACATGGCCTTCTCGGAACCGATCGACGCCCAGGGCCGCGAGCTGCTGGAGATCTTCTGCGCCAATCTGGCGATCGCCTACGAGAGCCTGCTGGCTCGGGAGCAGGCGGCCGGGCACTGA
- a CDS encoding adenosylcobinamide-GDP ribazoletransferase, producing MLHHFRLFFIALQFFTRVPVPRWVGFQPGWLNESARYFPLVGAVVGGFSALVLWAASLMFPATVAVGLAMASSVWLTGGFHEDGLADSCDGLGGAVSREKSLAIMKDSRIGSYGALGLMLVLGLKAATLLGLADTDPTLVLMAVVWSHVVSRAAPVWLMHALPYAGDADHAKAKPLATQVGGGGLVVALVIALLASGVAAWLLPDEVPLLIGALVTACGLTFYLQSMLERRLGGYTGDTLGAAQQIVELGTLLALLGLAAVF from the coding sequence ATGCTGCATCACTTCCGCCTGTTCTTCATTGCCCTGCAGTTCTTCACCCGTGTGCCGGTGCCGCGCTGGGTCGGCTTCCAGCCCGGCTGGCTGAACGAGAGCGCACGCTACTTTCCCCTGGTGGGCGCGGTGGTGGGCGGCTTTTCCGCGCTGGTGCTGTGGGCCGCCTCGTTGATGTTCCCGGCCACGGTGGCGGTGGGCCTGGCGATGGCGTCCAGCGTCTGGCTGACCGGCGGCTTTCATGAGGACGGATTGGCGGACAGCTGCGACGGGCTGGGCGGTGCGGTGAGCCGCGAGAAGTCGCTGGCGATCATGAAGGACTCGCGCATCGGCAGCTACGGCGCGTTGGGGCTGATGCTGGTGCTGGGTCTCAAGGCCGCCACGTTGCTGGGGCTGGCGGATACGGACCCCACGCTGGTGTTGATGGCGGTGGTGTGGTCGCATGTGGTGTCGCGCGCGGCGCCGGTGTGGCTGATGCATGCGCTGCCCTATGCCGGTGATGCGGACCATGCCAAGGCCAAGCCGCTGGCGACGCAGGTTGGCGGTGGCGGGCTGGTGGTGGCCCTGGTCATTGCGTTGCTGGCCAGCGGTGTTGCCGCGTGGCTGTTGCCCGACGAGGTGCCGCTGCTGATCGGCGCGCTGGTGACCGCCTGCGGGCTGACCTTCTATCTGCAGTCGATGTTGGAGCGTCGCCTGGGCGGCTACACCGGGGACACCTTGGGTGCGGCCCAACAGATCGTGGAGCTGGGCACCTTGTTGGCACTGCTCGGCCTGGCTGCGGTGTTTTGA
- a CDS encoding histidine phosphatase family protein produces MGDALQDLPDVRDMPGDSPPAAASSAPISVWRHPRPDGAAGLCVGAGCDLTVAPRRAKRLARRIQAHARRHRLAHEIWTSPLTRCASVGRWLRRWGWRHHVDAALAEIDFGAWDGRAWAQIPKAEIDAWVANFSTFAPAGGEPLQALLMRASRWSGGTLVVSHGGWMLARRWAAMHPHQPPAAHQWPQPPRYGERWAL; encoded by the coding sequence ATGGGGGACGCCTTGCAGGATCTTCCGGACGTTCGCGACATGCCGGGCGACTCGCCACCCGCGGCGGCATCGAGCGCCCCGATCTCGGTGTGGCGGCATCCGCGCCCGGACGGCGCGGCCGGCTTATGCGTCGGCGCCGGCTGTGACCTCACCGTGGCGCCCCGCCGCGCCAAACGACTGGCGCGCCGCATCCAGGCCCATGCACGGCGGCACCGTTTGGCCCATGAGATCTGGACCTCGCCGTTGACGCGCTGTGCATCGGTGGGACGTTGGCTGCGACGATGGGGTTGGCGCCACCATGTGGACGCGGCGCTGGCCGAGATCGACTTCGGGGCCTGGGACGGGCGCGCCTGGGCGCAGATACCGAAAGCCGAGATCGATGCCTGGGTGGCGAATTTCTCGACCTTCGCGCCGGCGGGTGGTGAACCGCTGCAGGCGCTGCTGATGCGGGCCAGTCGCTGGTCAGGCGGAACACTGGTGGTCAGCCACGGGGGCTGGATGCTGGCGCGCCGATGGGCAGCGATGCATCCCCATCAGCCGCCCGCTGCGCACCAATGGCCGCAGCCTCCGAGGTATGGCGAGCGCTGGGCACTCTGA
- a CDS encoding ATP-binding protein codes for MTYHRPELALGMAEQLIRPKGLQISVRSGLFLGGLRRIGKTTFLRGDLVPALENLGAIVIYVDLWSNTNAKPTDLLLAEVRKKLAELQSVNSRAIGLLKRVKGLDLGAVGFKFAFGLDELGKPEGATLADAFVDLVDQGKTDVVVIVDEVQHAMGSEDGNSMLLALKAARDAINTRPDTPGHFLFLGTGSHRARVRELTIKGNQAFNGALSQDFPVLGDDFVAWLLEESALGERTPTLKAASDSFQRLGRRPEELMKALLALQAMAVGQDPDADLRAITEAVRQSAAVQDLARLDQLGPVAQSVFARVVSEGGHGVRGLFSESSLDEYGKALGRRVAQEEIQPATNALLDANLLARDGHGIYGVSDPFVAEAFLSRQTMHQKLSGNDAQRLD; via the coding sequence ATGACCTACCACCGCCCCGAACTCGCGCTCGGCATGGCTGAGCAGTTGATCCGGCCCAAAGGCCTGCAGATCAGCGTTCGATCCGGCCTTTTTCTGGGTGGGCTTCGGCGCATCGGCAAGACCACGTTCCTGCGGGGCGACCTGGTGCCCGCGCTCGAGAACCTCGGCGCGATCGTGATCTATGTCGATCTGTGGTCCAACACCAATGCCAAGCCCACTGACCTGTTGCTGGCTGAGGTGCGAAAAAAACTCGCCGAGCTCCAAAGCGTCAACTCCCGGGCCATCGGTCTGCTGAAGCGGGTCAAGGGCCTGGACCTGGGTGCCGTCGGCTTCAAATTCGCCTTCGGGCTCGACGAGCTCGGCAAGCCCGAAGGCGCCACCCTGGCGGATGCGTTTGTGGATCTCGTCGATCAGGGCAAGACCGACGTGGTGGTCATCGTCGATGAGGTCCAGCACGCCATGGGCTCCGAGGACGGCAACAGCATGCTGCTGGCCCTCAAGGCCGCGCGCGACGCCATCAACACCCGGCCGGACACCCCGGGGCATTTCCTGTTTCTGGGCACCGGATCGCACCGCGCGCGGGTGCGTGAGCTGACCATCAAGGGCAATCAGGCCTTCAACGGGGCGCTGTCTCAGGACTTCCCGGTCCTGGGCGATGACTTCGTGGCCTGGCTGCTGGAGGAATCGGCGCTGGGCGAGCGCACACCGACGCTGAAAGCCGCGTCCGACAGCTTCCAGCGCCTGGGCCGCCGGCCTGAAGAGCTGATGAAGGCGCTGCTGGCGCTTCAGGCCATGGCGGTCGGCCAGGACCCGGATGCCGATCTGCGCGCCATCACCGAGGCCGTGCGGCAGTCCGCCGCCGTTCAGGACCTGGCTCGCCTGGATCAATTGGGGCCGGTCGCCCAGTCGGTCTTTGCGCGCGTGGTCAGTGAAGGCGGCCACGGGGTCCGCGGTCTGTTTTCGGAATCGTCGCTCGACGAATACGGCAAGGCGCTGGGCCGGCGCGTCGCGCAGGAGGAAATCCAGCCCGCGACGAACGCCCTGTTGGATGCCAACCTGCTGGCCCGTGATGGTCACGGGATCTATGGCGTCAGCGATCCGTTCGTGGCCGAGGCCTTTCTCAGCCGACAGACGATGCACCAGAAGCTCAGTGGGAACGACGCACAGCGTCTGGACTAA
- a CDS encoding YfhL family 4Fe-4S dicluster ferredoxin: MALMITDECINCDVCEPECPNQAISMGEEYYQIDPGKCTECVGHFDEPQCVMLCPVACIPTNPSHVESRETLMQKYLRLTQATA; encoded by the coding sequence ATGGCATTGATGATCACCGATGAATGCATCAATTGCGATGTCTGCGAGCCCGAGTGCCCCAACCAGGCGATCTCCATGGGTGAGGAGTACTACCAGATCGATCCTGGCAAGTGCACCGAATGCGTGGGCCACTTCGACGAACCGCAGTGCGTGATGCTCTGCCCGGTGGCCTGCATTCCCACGAATCCGTCGCACGTCGAAAGCCGTGAGACGCTGATGCAGAAATATCTGCGGCTGACCCAGGCCACCGCCTGA
- the coaD gene encoding pantetheine-phosphate adenylyltransferase, whose translation MTSQTLLTAIYPGTFDPMTLGHEDLVRRASRLFERLVLAIAAGHHKRTMFGIEERLDMARQLVAPYPNVEVVAFSGLLRDFVMDKGGKVVVRGLRAVSDFEYEFQMAGMNRQLMPDVETLFLPPSDHYQFISSTFVREIASLGGDVSKFVSPLVHERLKERVAKGRQGE comes from the coding sequence TTGACCTCTCAAACCCTGCTCACCGCCATCTATCCGGGCACCTTCGACCCGATGACCCTGGGCCATGAGGACCTGGTGCGGCGCGCCAGCCGCCTGTTCGAGCGCCTGGTGCTGGCGATCGCCGCCGGACACCACAAGCGCACCATGTTCGGCATTGAAGAACGCCTGGACATGGCGCGGCAACTGGTCGCGCCGTATCCGAATGTCGAAGTGGTCGCCTTCAGTGGCCTGCTGCGGGATTTCGTGATGGACAAGGGCGGCAAGGTGGTGGTGCGGGGCCTGCGGGCGGTGTCGGACTTCGAATATGAATTCCAGATGGCCGGCATGAACCGCCAACTGATGCCCGACGTGGAGACGCTGTTTCTCCCCCCGTCGGACCATTACCAGTTCATCTCCTCCACCTTCGTGCGGGAGATCGCCAGCCTGGGCGGCGATGTCAGCAAGTTCGTCTCGCCGCTGGTGCATGAGCGGTTGAAGGAACGTGTCGCCAAAGGGCGGCAAGGGGAGTAA
- the rsmD gene encoding 16S rRNA (guanine(966)-N(2))-methyltransferase RsmD has translation MSGTPPNRAKPGDRDGGGDRPRRGGRPGPRVTVGEGAVKPRPREAGPGEVRIVGGQWKRSKLPVPYSPGLRPTPDRVRETLFNWLGQDLSGWRVLDAFAGSGALGFEAASRGAAQITLLERDGALAAALRANLKRLDKDGTVSMRIENADALGWMKRAAPGSFDLIFLDPPFALDLFAASLRAAAPLIGEQGVIYLESPASPAPIELPPDLGLSLWREGRAGAVHYRLLRRSG, from the coding sequence ATGAGCGGCACGCCCCCCAACCGCGCCAAGCCCGGCGATCGCGATGGTGGCGGTGACCGTCCGCGTCGCGGCGGTCGCCCGGGGCCGCGGGTCACCGTCGGCGAGGGCGCGGTCAAGCCGCGGCCGCGAGAAGCCGGCCCCGGCGAGGTGCGCATCGTCGGCGGGCAGTGGAAGCGCTCGAAGCTCCCGGTGCCCTACAGCCCCGGCCTGCGGCCCACGCCGGACCGGGTCCGCGAGACCCTGTTCAACTGGCTCGGCCAGGACCTGAGCGGCTGGCGGGTGCTGGACGCCTTCGCAGGCAGCGGCGCGCTGGGCTTCGAGGCGGCGTCCCGTGGCGCGGCCCAGATCACCTTGCTGGAGCGCGACGGTGCGCTGGCGGCGGCGCTTCGGGCCAACCTCAAGCGGCTCGACAAGGACGGCACCGTCTCGATGCGGATCGAGAATGCCGATGCGCTGGGCTGGATGAAGCGGGCGGCGCCCGGATCGTTCGACCTGATCTTCCTGGATCCGCCGTTTGCGCTCGACCTGTTCGCGGCGTCGCTGCGCGCAGCCGCGCCGCTGATCGGTGAACAGGGGGTGATCTACCTGGAGTCGCCCGCCTCGCCGGCACCGATCGAACTGCCGCCGGACCTGGGCCTGTCCCTCTGGCGGGAAGGGCGGGCGGGCGCGGTGCATTACCGGTTGCTGCGGCGCAGCGGATAA
- the hisF gene encoding imidazole glycerol phosphate synthase subunit HisF, whose product MLAKRIIPCLDVTGGRVVKGVNFVELRDAGDPIEIAARYNEQGADELTFLDITATSDGRDLILPIIEQVASQVFIPLTVGGGVRSVADVRRLLNAGADKVSFNSAAVADPELIRAASDRYGAQCIVVAIDAKRRADGTGWDVYTHGGRKNTGLDAVAWASRMAELGAGEILLTSMDRDGTRSGFDLALTRAVSDAVSVPVIASGGVGSLQDLANGITQGGADAVLAASIFHYGEHTVGEAKALMASQGIPVRQ is encoded by the coding sequence TTGCTGGCCAAACGCATCATTCCCTGCCTGGACGTCACCGGCGGTCGCGTCGTCAAAGGCGTGAACTTCGTCGAGCTGCGCGATGCGGGCGATCCGATCGAGATCGCTGCCCGCTACAACGAGCAGGGCGCCGACGAACTCACCTTCCTCGACATCACCGCCACCAGCGACGGCCGCGACCTGATCCTGCCGATCATCGAGCAGGTCGCCTCGCAGGTGTTCATTCCGCTGACGGTGGGCGGCGGCGTCCGCTCGGTCGCCGATGTGCGTCGTCTGCTGAATGCGGGCGCGGACAAGGTCAGCTTCAATTCCGCCGCAGTGGCCGATCCGGAGCTGATCCGCGCGGCGTCCGACCGATACGGTGCCCAGTGCATCGTGGTGGCGATCGATGCCAAACGCCGCGCCGACGGCACCGGCTGGGATGTCTACACCCATGGCGGCCGCAAGAACACCGGGCTGGATGCCGTGGCCTGGGCCAGCCGCATGGCCGAACTGGGCGCGGGCGAGATCCTGCTCACCAGCATGGACCGGGACGGCACCAGGAGCGGTTTCGACCTGGCGCTGACCCGCGCGGTGTCGGACGCGGTCAGCGTGCCGGTCATTGCCTCCGGCGGCGTGGGCTCGCTGCAGGATCTGGCCAACGGCATCACCCAGGGCGGCGCCGATGCGGTACTGGCCGCCAGCATCTTCCATTACGGCGAGCACACCGTGGGTGAGGCCAAGGCCTTGATGGCCAGCCAAGGCATCCCGGTGCGCCAATGA